A part of Candidatus Nezhaarchaeota archaeon genomic DNA contains:
- a CDS encoding DNA double-strand break repair nuclease NurA has translation MLGEVYELALSKAEEVRKAAEEAWVPYEAVSEAWVPYIGGGAGGSIKLCGVDGGRNYIEYADYVVYVVNAEGVIYRGEEAEEPVRLFEVDVLLPYRYVEERIRTYCEILELKTALKALEERGVDEVLLDGSLISTLIKPLYAERGKRLSGIDRFILKLEDVSPSVPKVVSKEAWVELKRDYGGEAGRALSFLSGVEKLLVLRRLLEVGEGRLTFISKTSRGVDYFSSPKPDLALFQRFTKGLGYSRPLEYCIGDKVSKKFPVHLEFFRSLKLTLFYARLEEEGPVLRFEVPGAVSKGRVEELLCKLLPYVVAGYPYPLSKAHLDVEVSDEEVESIARVIGLHRAGVGALG, from the coding sequence TTGCTCGGCGAAGTGTATGAATTAGCGCTATCGAAGGCCGAGGAGGTGAGGAAGGCGGCTGAGGAGGCCTGGGTGCCGTACGAGGCCGTCAGCGAGGCCTGGGTGCCGTACATAGGAGGGGGGGCAGGCGGTAGTATTAAGCTCTGCGGGGTTGACGGGGGGAGGAACTACATAGAGTACGCGGACTACGTAGTGTACGTAGTTAACGCTGAGGGAGTAATTTACAGGGGGGAGGAGGCTGAGGAGCCCGTGAGGCTGTTTGAGGTGGACGTCCTACTGCCCTATAGGTACGTTGAGGAGAGGATTAGGACCTACTGTGAAATACTTGAGCTAAAGACGGCCCTCAAGGCTCTCGAGGAGCGTGGGGTCGATGAGGTGCTCCTGGACGGCTCGTTAATAAGCACCTTAATTAAGCCTCTCTACGCTGAGCGTGGAAAGAGGTTATCTGGAATAGATAGGTTTATCCTCAAGCTCGAGGACGTAAGCCCGAGCGTACCTAAAGTAGTCTCCAAGGAGGCTTGGGTTGAGCTTAAGAGGGACTATGGAGGAGAAGCCGGTAGAGCCCTTAGCTTTCTCAGCGGAGTTGAGAAGCTACTAGTCTTAAGGAGGCTGCTAGAGGTGGGCGAAGGTAGGTTGACGTTCATCTCTAAGACCAGCAGGGGGGTGGACTACTTCTCATCGCCCAAGCCGGACCTAGCCCTCTTCCAGCGATTTACAAAGGGCCTAGGCTACTCTAGGCCGCTTGAGTACTGTATTGGAGACAAGGTCAGTAAGAAGTTCCCCGTCCACTTAGAGTTCTTCAGATCCCTTAAGCTCACCCTCTTCTACGCTAGGCTTGAGGAGGAGGGGCCTGTCTTAAGATTCGAGGTACCTGGCGCCGTGAGTAAAGGTAGGGTCGAGGAGCTGCTATGTAAGCTATTGCCGTACGTCGTGGCCGGCTACCCATACCCTCTAAGCAAGGCTCACTTGGACGTGGAGGTTAGCGATGAAGAGGTGGAGAGCATAGCCCGCGTTATTGGGCTACACAGGGCGGGGGTCGGTGCGCTTGGGTGA
- a CDS encoding MBL fold metallo-hydrolase: MAGRVLVLGSGAAEMIPAFNCSCLTCREARLNPRLRRRCSCVYVELDGEGLLIDLGSPEAVSEAGGLGVRDVFLSHEHVDHLAGLNLLKWSPVRVSMHCSKEVMDSYYVGPFRLKATGLVEFKEARPGVKLSTGLRAVPFRLNHSVPTLGVLVENAVAYALDTVGLPDEALELLREAKPQVLLIDTTYGLSSSYVNHNNLAMSIEIARKVEAELTVLTHIAHYAGRPSDLAEAIRDVGGVEVALDGSSYEIH, translated from the coding sequence TTGGCTGGGCGGGTCTTAGTCCTTGGTAGCGGGGCCGCTGAGATGATCCCGGCTTTTAACTGCAGCTGCCTTACCTGTCGAGAGGCGAGGCTCAACCCTAGGCTAAGGAGGAGGTGTAGCTGTGTCTATGTAGAGCTCGACGGGGAGGGGCTGCTGATAGACCTAGGCTCCCCTGAGGCTGTCTCTGAGGCTGGAGGCCTCGGCGTAAGAGACGTCTTCCTGAGCCACGAGCACGTAGACCACCTCGCTGGGCTGAACCTGCTGAAGTGGTCTCCAGTAAGGGTTTCAATGCACTGCTCCAAGGAGGTCATGGACTCTTACTACGTAGGCCCCTTCCGGCTCAAGGCGACGGGGCTTGTTGAGTTCAAGGAGGCTAGGCCTGGTGTTAAGCTAAGCACAGGCCTCCGCGCTGTTCCCTTTAGGCTAAACCACAGCGTACCAACGCTAGGCGTCCTAGTGGAGAACGCCGTTGCCTACGCCCTAGATACCGTGGGGCTGCCTGATGAGGCCCTCGAGCTGCTTAGAGAGGCCAAGCCGCAAGTGCTACTAATAGACACGACCTACGGGCTTAGCAGTAGCTACGTAAACCACAACAACTTAGCCATGTCCATTGAAATAGCTAGGAAAGTGGAGGCTGAGCTTACAGTCCTAACCCACATAGCCCACTACGCTGGCCGTCCTAGCGACTTAGCCGAGGCCATTAGGGATGTGGGGGGCGTTGAAGTAGCCCTAGATGGCTCTAGCTATGAAATACACTAG
- a CDS encoding helix-turn-helix domain-containing protein, which yields MSLTAELIEEAKKLRGEGLNYAEIARRLGVPRTTLYYSMNPERRRVHAARWRAKVRGVEAPVKARRYRRVTQEDVRAILELSERGESIPSIAKSLGRSTSLVYYILKKHGRS from the coding sequence ATGTCCCTGACAGCCGAGCTAATCGAAGAGGCTAAGAAACTGAGGGGTGAAGGCCTCAATTACGCTGAAATCGCTAGGAGGCTCGGCGTCCCTAGGACTACGCTCTACTACTCTATGAACCCTGAGCGTAGAAGGGTGCACGCAGCTAGATGGAGGGCTAAGGTCAGGGGTGTTGAGGCCCCCGTTAAGGCTAGGAGGTATAGGAGGGTTACTCAAGAGGACGTTAGGGCCATCTTAGAGCTTAGCGAAAGGGGTGAGAGCATACCCTCAATAGCTAAGTCTCTAGGCAGGTCTACGTCCCTCGTCTACTATATATTAAAGAAGC